A single region of the Sulfitobacter geojensis genome encodes:
- a CDS encoding GntR family transcriptional regulator, which translates to MDIRRADKIAQTLEQLVFSGTYRDGERLDELKLAEQFKVSRTPIREALHVLVASGMAEQIPRRGVFVRQPGPVELMEMFETMAELEAACGRLAATRITEDMLAQLVEANVNCQQAVEKLDHDLYYDENERFHQIIYRGSANGYLEKQALQLQNRLRAYRRMQLRFRGRLDQSMAEHLEIVGALQNEDADRAANALRSHVAVQGEKFHRLMASLKN; encoded by the coding sequence ATGGACATCAGACGCGCCGACAAGATCGCTCAAACGCTTGAACAGCTGGTATTTTCCGGCACCTATCGCGATGGGGAGCGGCTGGACGAACTGAAACTGGCCGAACAGTTCAAGGTGTCGCGCACCCCCATCCGTGAAGCGCTGCACGTGCTCGTTGCCTCCGGCATGGCCGAACAAATCCCGCGCCGCGGTGTTTTTGTGCGCCAGCCCGGCCCTGTCGAGCTGATGGAGATGTTTGAAACCATGGCCGAACTCGAAGCCGCCTGTGGTCGTCTGGCCGCCACGCGGATCACCGAGGATATGCTGGCACAACTGGTCGAAGCGAATGTGAACTGCCAACAGGCTGTCGAAAAACTGGATCACGATCTGTATTACGACGAAAACGAACGGTTTCATCAAATTATCTATCGCGGTTCTGCCAACGGGTATCTTGAAAAGCAGGCGTTGCAGTTGCAAAACCGGCTAAGAGCCTACCGCAGAATGCAGCTGCGGTTTCGCGGGCGGCTGGATCAATCCATGGCCGAGCACCTTGAAATTGTCGGTGCCTTGCAAAACGAAGATGCGGACCGCGCGGCCAACGCCCTGCGCAG